A portion of the Ricinus communis isolate WT05 ecotype wild-type unplaced genomic scaffold, ASM1957865v1 Ctg15, whole genome shotgun sequence genome contains these proteins:
- the LOC8275736 gene encoding protein DETOXIFICATION 16-like has product MKEKVVKEVKKQLWLAGPLFITGLLQYSLQVISVMFVGHLGELPLSSASMATSFASLTGFNLLMGMASGLDTLCGQSYGAKQYHMLGIHTQRAMLVLSFISVCLAIIWANTRHILVALHQDPEISQEAGVYACFMIPGLFAYGLLQCLVIFLQTQNNVFPMMLSSGLTTLIHVLVCWALVFKSGLGSRGAALANAISYWINVLVLVLYIKFSTSCNITWIGFSKQALHNIPNFLKIAFPSALMLCLKVWTFEIVVLLSGLLPNPKLQTSVLSICINTFGLVWMIPFGLSAAVSTRVANELGAGNPQAASLAARVVLCMALGEGILVGLLMVVIRRIWGHVYSNKKQVIQNVAAMMPFLAASSFLDAIQSVLSGIARGCGWQKLGAYVNLVSFYLVGIPCAVILAFFTQMKAQGLWLGIISALFLQVFLLFSIAVRTDWAKQANEAAERMEDSGMSSDTIPQG; this is encoded by the exons atgAAGGAGAAAGTAGTGAAAGAAGTGAAGAAACAGTTATGGTTGGCAGGTCCTCTCTTTATTACTGGATTATTACAGTATAGTCTACAAGTGATTTCTGTAATGTTTGTTGGTCATCTTGGAGAGTTGCCTCTTTCTAGTGCTTCCATGGCCACTTCATTTGCATCACTCACTGGCTTCAATCTCTTG ATGGGAATGGCTAGTGGATTGGATACCTTGTGTGGGCAGTCATATGGAGCAAAGCAATATCATATGCTTGGCATACACACGCAAAGAGCTATGCTTGTGCTTTCCTTCATTAGTGTATGCCTTGCCATCATTTGGGCAAACACAAGACATATTTTAGTTGCTTTGCACCAAGATCCTGAAATTTCACAAGAAGCAGGAGTGTATGCCTGTTTCATGATTCCAGGCCTCTTTGCATATGGTCTTCTTCAATGTCTTGTCATTTTCTTACAAACCCAAAACAATGTCTTTCCAATGATGTTGAGTTCTGGCCTTACAACTTTGATCCATGTGTTGGTTTGTTGGGCTTTGGTGTTCAAATCTGGCCTTGGAAGTAGAGGAGCTGCTTTGGCAAATGCCATTTCTTACTGGATAAATGTTTTGGTTTTAGTACTTTATATTAAGTTCTCTACTTCTTGCAACATAACATGGATTGGATTTTCCAAGCAAGCCCTCCACAATATCCCCAATTTCCTGAAAATTGCCTTCCCCTCAGCCCTTATGCTATG CTTGAAGGTGTGGACTTTTGAGATAGTGGTTCTTCTCTCTGGCTTGCTTCCCAATCCAAAGTTACAAACTTCAGTGCTTTCTATATG CATTAACACATTTGGATTGGTCTGGATGATCCCTTTTGGACTCAGCGCTGCTGTCAG CACAAGAGTTGCCAACGAACTTGGAGCTGGCAATCCACAAGCTGCAAGTTTAGCAGCAAGAGTAGTGTTGTGCATGGCCCTTGGAGAGGGTATTCTGGTAGGGCTACTCATGGTAGTGATTCGCAGAATTTGGGGTCATGTCTATAGCAATAAGAAACAAGTAATACAAAACGTAGCAGCCATGATGCCTTTCCTTGCTGCCTCCAGCTTCTTAGATGCAATCCAGAGTGTTCTTTCAG GCATTGCTAGAGGATGCGGTTGGCAGAAGCTTGGTGCATATGTTAATCTGGTTTCATTTTATCTTGTGGGCATTCCTTGTGCTGTAATACTAGCTTTCTTTACTCAGATGAAGGCTCAG GGGCTATGGCTGGGGATCATATCTGCACTTTTTCTTCAAGTGTTCCTCCTCTTTAGCATCGCAGTTCGCACGGATTGGGCGAAAcaa GCAAATGAAGCTGCAGAAAGAATGGAAGATTCTGGCATGTCATCAGATACAATACCACAAGGCTGA